The genome window ATAAATCCGCTACATCTGCGGTAATTTGGCTGGCTACTTCACGTAACTCGCAAGCGGTCAAATTTGTTTCAAAAAATACAAGGTTATAATCTAAATAAACGGCTTGTTTTAACAATTTAGCATCAGTTTGTTCTATAAATTGCTGAATTTGCTGATCACTTAGTTGCTTAGCGAAGATAAAAATGGTGTTTGGCATACTGTTCTCTTTTTAATAGACATTTTGGAATTGTGCATAGATAATGCAGAGCTGAATTATCTATTATCAATTATGCCTAATCAATTATTTCTATGTATTTAAGTCGTGAAAAGTTAATAAAAATCAGTTTACTTTCCGCTATTAGTCTTGTGTGTGTACTTGTCATCGGCGTGATCCTAAGCGGTATTAATCAGTTTAAGTTAGGATCACAGTTGGCGAGTGTTAATCAAGTATCCAATTTATCACATTTATTAGTGCGTCAGCAGGCAAGCCTCTTTTCTTTAATGTTGCTGAAAAATGCGAAAAATGATGAGTTGGTTGATGCGTTAGATAGCTTTGCCAAAGAAGAATTTGTAATTGATGCGAATTTATATTCTCCAAACGGCACTTTAATTGCACAAAGCCATAACGCACAAGATTTAAAAACTTTATTAAGCACTCGAACTCGCACCGATACACCGCAATCTACTCAACAAATTGTTGAACCGATTTTTGCTCAACAGGATTTAGTCGGTTTTTTACGAGTGACGTTTGATGCAAAATACGGACAGACAACCAAAAATAAAGTGGAACAACTTTTTCATCAGTTATATGGCGAGCTGATTATTTTAGTTTTAGTGGGTGCGTTATTGGCGAGTAGCATACATTATTTTTTACGTCGCAAAGCAGTTATCGTTCATTCACCAATTAAATTTCCGAGTTTGTCGAGTAAGACGCAAATCCAGCGTTTTCATTCGCGTCGTCGTACGTTTAGACGTAAGTAATCGCTTGGAAATGATTGTAATTTAGACGGATGAGAGTATAATAAGCCCCGTTTTTTTATTTATATCCAAACCCTAATTTAAAGAGG of Actinobacillus arthritidis contains these proteins:
- a CDS encoding YtjB family periplasmic protein, whose amino-acid sequence is MYLSREKLIKISLLSAISLVCVLVIGVILSGINQFKLGSQLASVNQVSNLSHLLVRQQASLFSLMLLKNAKNDELVDALDSFAKEEFVIDANLYSPNGTLIAQSHNAQDLKTLLSTRTRTDTPQSTQQIVEPIFAQQDLVGFLRVTFDAKYGQTTKNKVEQLFHQLYGELIILVLVGALLASSIHYFLRRKAVIVHSPIKFPSLSSKTQIQRFHSRRRTFRRK